The Bradysia coprophila strain Holo2 chromosome IV unlocalized genomic scaffold, BU_Bcop_v1 contig_81, whole genome shotgun sequence genome has a window encoding:
- the LOC119072151 gene encoding taurine hydroxylase-like protein SAT17, producing the protein MDSCAANNSTPVDLNIFPDGLKTSGQHPPIPELVQPYSSFPKIITGPTLWKAEDYQNNPEHWVRHFTDEEIEDLSSAADKFIADKIPLTGISKSNFVLFKLPEVLSVIRNDLLNGKGFILFKGFPVEKWGTHKTAVAYMGLGTYFGYFVSQNGRGHVLGHVKDVGDDPTQIDKVRIYRTTARQFFHTDECDIVGLCCINRAFEGGESDISSTHNVWNVLQAERPDVAETLTKPNWYFDRKGETSTGQQEYIKQAVFYLEPQANGRVLAKWDPYYVKSLSRFSDSGEIPALSPDQIDAMQVLEDTCTRLKLHMILEVGDIQFICNAQVMHSRSAYKDHLPPQPKRHLMRLWLSTPEMEGGWKLPFHDSNAKKRRGIQVDDRPPYAPLDAE; encoded by the exons ATGGACAGCTGCGCGGCTAACAATTC GACACCTGTAGACCTTAACATCTTTCCAGATGGTCTTAAAACATCGGGACAACATCCGCCAATACCCGAATTGGTTCAACCATATTCCTCATTTCCGAAAATCATCACTGGTCCCACTTTGTGGAAGGCAGAAGACTATCAAAACAATCCTGAGCATTGGGTTCGTCACTTTACCGACGAAGAGATTGAGGACTTAAGTTCAGCTGCGGATAAATTCATTGCGGACAAAATTCCTTTGACTGGCATTTCCAAA TCGAATTTCGTACTCTTCAAGTTACCGGAAGTTCTTTCGGTGATAAGGAACGATTTGCTGAACGGCAAAGGATTCATACTTTTCAAAGGATTTCCAGTTGAGAAATGGGGCACTCACAAGACTGCGGTTGCATATATGGGGCTAGGCACTTACTTTGGATATTTTGTGAGTCAAAATGGTCGTGGACACGTTTTGGGGCATGTGAAAGATGTAGGTGATGATCCCACACAGATCGATAAGGTTCGAATCTATAGGACAACGGCTCG TCAATTCTTCCACACAGATGAGTGCGACATTGTTGGCCTTTGCTGTATAAATCGTGCATTCGAAGGTGGCGAATCTGACATTTCATCCACTCACAATGTTTGGAATGTATTGCAAGCCGAACGGCCAGACGTAGCGGAGACTCTCACCAAGCCGAACTGGTACTTTGATCGCAAAGGTGAAACGTCCACTGGTCAGCAGGAGTATATCAAACAAGCGGTATTTTACCTAGAGCCACAGGCAAATGGACGCGTCCTAGCAAAATGGGATCCGTACTACGTGAAATCTCTAAGCAGATTCTCTGACAGTGGTGAAATTCCCGCACTAAGCCCGGATCAGATTGATGCAATGCAAGTGTTGGAAGATACGTGCACTCGGTTGAAATTGCACATGATTCTCGAAGTTGGCGACATTCAGTTTATATGCAATGCACAAGTGATGCACAGTCGGTCAGCATACAAGGATCATCTTCCGCCGCAGCCGAAAAGACATTTGATGCGATTGTGGTTGTCGACGCCGGAAATGGAAGGTGGTTGGAAGTTGCCATTCCACGATTCCAATGCAAAGAAACGAAGAGGTATTCAGGTTGATGATCGGCCGCCGTATGCTCCATTGGATGCGGAATAG